Within the Enterobacter roggenkampii genome, the region TTGTCCGCAACGACGGGCGCATTCGCCCCCCGGACGCCCGGCATCACCTGCCCGATGACCTGACCGTCTACCGGCAGGGTGTTCCCCTCCGTTGGCTGGTTCGGCATGATGTTTTCAGTTTGACCCGGTGCCGCGGTGACAACCGGATCGGTTGCTTGCGCGACGACAGGTACGGTTGGCGCAGGCGTTGCCGCTGCGTTACCCGGGGCTGCGTTAGCCATTGTTGCGGGGATCGCATTCATCCCCATTGCCACTGCACATAACCAGGAAAGTTTTGTTTTCATCGCGTTATCATCATTGTTGAGCCATAACCGGGTCCGCCTGCTTCGCCTCATCCCGCTCAGGACGACGAGGAATGAACGACACGACCCAGGAAACCAGCGAAGTAAGTGACCGGAAAATTAATTTCACCGACGACGGGGCAAATTCTGCAAGGTGACGATAGCCACGGAACCCCAGCTTCAGAATATCCAGCAGGCTTTCCAGAGGCTTATCCTCCGGGAAGCTGTCCTGCCAGAGAGCCCACGTATCCGCGCGGGCAAACGTACACTGCACAAAATCGATATGTTGCTTTTTGGTCAACGGCATCAGCTGCAGGCCGACTTCATTGCCCACCACGCGAACGACCTGCGTCGGGAAGACATACTCCTGCTGGCCGCGCTTAAGCAGCAGGTTAACTTTTTGCCCTTCCAGCACCTTTGCCTGGCCGTTGATTTTGATCCCCAGACCGCCGTCAGAGAAGTCGTGCACGGTACAGGAGAAGAGATGGCCATCTTCACGGGCGATCGCCGCTGGCATGCAGATTTCCACGCGATGCGCGCGACGAACCTGTTTGCTCTCCACCGACACCGCCACCGCGCCGCCGAGGATAATCAGGTTGTAGAAGACCCACGCCATACTGACGAAGACGGTCAGGATTTCGTTTTCCGGACCGTAGAAGTAGCGCCAGATACCCGCAATGACGCCCACGATATTCAGCAGCACCAGGAAGATATACGGCCGGGAGATCACCCAGTCGACGTACTCCTCCTCCACCAGCCCGCCCTTCGCGGTGACGTTGAATTTCCCTTTGTGCGGGTTAATCAGCGCCACCATCGTCGGCGGCGCGATGTACCAGGCCAGCACCGTTTCGTAGATTTCACTCCAGAAGGAGTGGCGGTATTTCCCCTGAATCTTCGAGTTCGTCAGGCTCGCGTGGATCATGTGCGGCAGAACAAACAGCGCAATCATCAGCGCGGGGGCGTAGATGATATAAGCGTGAAGGAGCAGGAACGCCAGCGGCGCGGTCAGGAAGATCAGCCGCGGAATGCCGGACAAGAAGTGGAACATGGCGTTGACGTAGCAAAGACGCTGCGCCAGCTTGAGTCCTTTCCCGATCAGGGGGTTATCGAGACGGAAAATCTGCACCATGCCGCGCGCCCAGCGAATACGCTGGCCAATGTGCGCCGACAGTGACTCGGTTGCCAGACCGGCCGCCTGCGGAATGCGCATATAGGCTGAGGTATAGCCACGACGGTGCAGGCGCAGCGAGGTGTGCGCATCTTCGGTGACCGTCTCGACGGCGATACCGCCAATTTCATCCAGCGGCTTACGGCGGATAACGGCGCATGAGCCGCAGAAGAAGGTGGCGTCCCACATGTCGTTTCCGTCCTGTACCAGGCCATAGAACAGCGTGCCTTCGTTCGGAGTTTTGCGGAAGCGGCCAAGGTTACGTTCAAACGGGTCCGGCGAGAAGAAGTGGTGCGGCGTCTGCATCATCGCCAGCTCTTTCTCCTTCAGGAACCAGCCCATGGTCATCTGCAGGAACGAGCGCGTCGGCACGTGGTCGCAGTCAAAAATCGAAACAAACTCCCCGGTGGCATACTTCAACGCGTTGTTGATGTTCCCCGCCTTAGCGTGTTCGTGCGTCGGACGGGCGATGTATTCGACGCCGACCTCCTCCGCGAACTGGCGGAACGCCGGACGGTTGCCGTCATCCAGGATCCAGACCTTGAGCTTGTCTTTCGGCCAGTCGATGCCCAGCGCGGCATAGATGGTGTTCTTCACCACGCTCAGGTCTTCGTTGTAGGTCGGCACAAAGAGATCGACGGTTGGCCACTGGGTGGTGTCCTTTGGCAACGGAACCGGCTGGCGGTTGAGCGGCCAAATCACCTGGAAATAGCCCAGCACCAGCACAATCCAGGCATAGGTTTCAGCAAACAGCAGCACCAGGCCGCACACCAGACTCACCGGGTCGTCCCAGTTCAGCGTCGAGGTATAACGCCACCAGATGTAGCGGCAGGAGACGGTCAGCGACAACACGATCAGCATCAGCGCCGAGAAGCGACCCGGAATTCGGCGCACCAGCAGCGCCACGCCCCACAGCAGGATCAGGAAAGTGAACTGCGCCAGAGGGTTGAAAGGCTGCGTAATACAGACCAGCGCCAG harbors:
- the bcsA gene encoding UDP-forming cellulose synthase catalytic subunit; protein product: MSRLASWLLIPPVSSRLSEHYRHFRRHGASAFSAALGCFWMILAWMFIPLEHPRWQRIRARHSELYPHINPDRPRPLDPARYLIQAIWLVATSSRAETKTPHWRSFSRVQQLRERYHQWLDRLPDSVSDKTSHLDNHKELGHLHPGLRRFILGVIVVFSLILALVCITQPFNPLAQFTFLILLWGVALLVRRIPGRFSALMLIVLSLTVSCRYIWWRYTSTLNWDDPVSLVCGLVLLFAETYAWIVLVLGYFQVIWPLNRQPVPLPKDTTQWPTVDLFVPTYNEDLSVVKNTIYAALGIDWPKDKLKVWILDDGNRPAFRQFAEEVGVEYIARPTHEHAKAGNINNALKYATGEFVSIFDCDHVPTRSFLQMTMGWFLKEKELAMMQTPHHFFSPDPFERNLGRFRKTPNEGTLFYGLVQDGNDMWDATFFCGSCAVIRRKPLDEIGGIAVETVTEDAHTSLRLHRRGYTSAYMRIPQAAGLATESLSAHIGQRIRWARGMVQIFRLDNPLIGKGLKLAQRLCYVNAMFHFLSGIPRLIFLTAPLAFLLLHAYIIYAPALMIALFVLPHMIHASLTNSKIQGKYRHSFWSEIYETVLAWYIAPPTMVALINPHKGKFNVTAKGGLVEEEYVDWVISRPYIFLVLLNIVGVIAGIWRYFYGPENEILTVFVSMAWVFYNLIILGGAVAVSVESKQVRRAHRVEICMPAAIAREDGHLFSCTVHDFSDGGLGIKINGQAKVLEGQKVNLLLKRGQQEYVFPTQVVRVVGNEVGLQLMPLTKKQHIDFVQCTFARADTWALWQDSFPEDKPLESLLDILKLGFRGYRHLAEFAPSSVKLIFRSLTSLVSWVVSFIPRRPERDEAKQADPVMAQQ